In the genome of Mytilus edulis chromosome 14, xbMytEdul2.2, whole genome shotgun sequence, the window TCTACAGGAAGGAATATTCATGCTTAAACGTGAAATTGCTGCAGTTTTGTAGTATTTTTGGCAGACTAGTGGCTGTGGATGTCTAgtatgataattttttatgtgTAAGTTGTAGTACAAGCGTATTTACCAAGAATAAAGTCTCATAATGTGAAATTAACGGACAACCACGTGTGACATCGCCAGATAATAATCAGACGACACACCTGTCCCTTTAATATATATGATTACTTCCAACTGTTTTAAGTGAATAAGAAGTATTATTAAACGGTTATTATCATTGATGTGGTTTGAGAGACTCCTTCTgcatttatcaatgtttatagtCACGGACTTCGATGGCGATTTCATATGTGATATCAATGACAATGTGCCGCCcagcacttgtttctgtcaatgggTGGTTTAACTCCACACTAGTATGGAAGAAATCACTGATTTTTCGTATGAGTGTTAgattttaaccccccccccccccacgtcGTCAGAGACAAGTGACAGAAAACGATAAGATATATTTCTTCTAATTAAGGACCCACAAGgtgcatacattgtacatgtacatgtagagtTTACAagtttaaggtaaaaaaaaacattgatatgtGATGGCAATGACTTGCTCATATAATATATGGCTGAATGAAAATGAAAGCAAACTTAAAATTCTCTCAAGTTCCTAGCTACATGTAGTCCAGATAACTGTGAAGACTATTTAAGAggtttttctgggacgccttcctccAACGTTCTAGCCAATAAATAACTAtaccattataatatacatgtaactcGAGTGGAAGTTTCCATTGGTTTTTGTTTTCTCGTCGACCCAAGTTCTGGGATATTTGACAAACTACTAAAAGcacataaacataaacaagatgtttattttatagaaaaatatatatcgtTGAACATtagtttacataaataaatatatggtGGTGGCTAGCCTACTTGTGTGAATTAAGGTTCCATATTCGCAAGCCAAAATATGAGCGTCTGCTCATTTTAAATCCTTAAGTGTAGATCGACTGCCCCAAACCAGATGAGTGACGTCATACTTAAAGTTCCTAGGGGCCGAAGTTGGGCACATGCAAGAACAGAAAgtataattgtaaaaataaaccaattTATTAAGACGCCATTGGCCTTTTTCACAATTCTTTATTTTCCtctcaactacatggctgacattacatttgtatttccttttcaatCATTGAAAAGATAATATAGAACAGAAAGTCACAACAAGAATAATTTATGCATGGCCGGTCTCGGGAGAAAGAGTTGCAGAACTATAAGTAATACTAGTATTAACCTATTTCTCAAtataaatagaatatagacaagtaaacaaagtgaccaccaatacatacatacatacacggTCATTGTCCATTGAATGTGCCGCTGGAATAGACAGTCTGTACCAAAAACATTTTCTGACTTGTTGTAAGAAGACCAGTATTCCAACATTTTTGTCTAAGCAaagttgtttttataaaattttactatAGTATAGGCATACATGTAGAACTGGTGGCTTATGGTCCAGAGGGAATAGATACCTTTTTTCTGGCTTAAGAAAAATCAATATAGgtgtaaaaaatctaaaatatatagGGGTCCTGATCCTTCAAAAAATGAAATCCccaaaatcctgggcttaaaaacatgaaatcctgaggtcctgaaatttgacaaaaagaattCCCTGATACCGAAAGGGTCACTCgtgaaatcccaagcttaaaaactcACGATCCCGGATTCCTGATAAaagtcctatcccccctcatacaGGTATATGATCATAAGGTCATGTCATGAATGATCCAATTTCTTgtaaatgtacatacatgtatgaaaagCCCTGTCATTTTTTCTCGGCCAGAAGTCTTGCTGTAAATAAATATTAAGTGCAGAATCTTGGCCCTAAATATTCCATGCGAAACCAAACCAGTGTAGgaaaagtttacatttaaatgatttttaccTGAGCAATATCATAGTCTGgtagtacaaaaaaaaatgtgatttgaCCCTATATGAAAAGGACTTTAAAGGTAAACATTTCTAagattttaaatttatcataGGTCTGTTTAACAGAATCCCATTTGCATCCCCTATAAATTAAATGACGGTCTTAAGGGAAATGATTTTTATTATTGTCTTGTAAAAATATAAACTGTGAAGGCCTTGCTGTGACAGATTTCGcctcattgacagtcatacacCGTccttatttttccatatttatataatcttttaattgctacattttttttctatgaaactCTACATACATTATCTGTTCTGTAAATATAAATTACAAACCAGTCTGGCAGTCATGCCAGTTGgacatatatttgatataaatataaataattttttaataactgatattttcaaaagtttgaaCGTGTCATAGTTGTAATATATAGCTCTGAGATTGTTTGTTTTTTCCGGGTTTGATATCATTATTTTACCGGGTTTGATTTTATTATATCATGCACCCTGTTGATGCGCTGTCACATAACATCAGAATTCCATGCAGTACAAAATTTGTCTATTTATATGTAATAGATCATTACCTTTCAGAACCAGGGGTAAACCTTGGTTTGATTTTGTAAGTGGAAATCTTAATCTATGAAAAAATTCCATTTGCCAaacttgtcttttaaaaaaaacctttgacATGAACATATCTGAGGGGAgctaggaggggtcctgatcccgaaataccgggcttaaaataatgaaatcctgaggtcccgaaaatttgaataaagaattaCCCGATCCTGTAGTCCCGATAcaggtcctatccccctcataTCAGATAAGTATCTTTTGTATAAGTGTGGACATGGCTATTTAAAATATTACTTGATTTTTGATTGacacaaaaataattaaattaaatctaCATAATGTACTAGAAATGCAGAACAtaatattgtcaaaaaaatacAATCCTTATTAATGCAGAGTCATTCTTACACTTACATGTAACTAGTATATTACTTGTTATGGTGGTTCACTCTGCATTCAGAAGGTCACTTCCATATTGATTGAAGTTACCTTCCTTCCAGGCTTGTGACTGGCAAGATTTTACATATCTTGGCTGCATTCCCCACCCACCACCACATTGCAAATTTTAGTccaaaagaaacttttttttatacctATCATTTAACAAAATTGCTGTGTAATAATTAGTTAGGTTTCCATTTTAAACCCATATTAGCTGcccaacttatttttttttatttaataggTACATTTAGAAACTATAATCAGTTTAAAATTGCTTGTtagttttaataaattaaatgtctgtcattattcattttttgttatttgaagaAGTTTGTTTACACAAAGACATTCATATTTTCTTACAAAGAAATTAACTTATTCatacatttattatgtttatcatttatttggtttatacattttaaattatttaaataacttTTATCCAAGGAGAGAGAAAAacaagttttatttattattggaaCTTCCTAAACATTTTTTAACGGTGCTGAACTTGGACTTGTGAAATATTGCAATTCAGAATATGGCATGAAATATTAATGAAACATCATGAACATGGAGAAATTAATTACACAGCAAGAAAACCCTTAAATGCCATTTAGATCTTCTCTGAAACCACTTTGTTTATtacttctctgaaaccactgtTTTTATTGCACCttctttgaaacaaaacaaattaaaaattccaataaaatcgggattttttttattaccttgCCGGTCATTATGATTTTATTGTTGGCCCTTTTAGGCTATTTTGGTACTTTGAATTATATAATAACTTTTCCCATCTTTATTTACATTGAATATTAGACATTTGTTAGATAATTAGTTAACTTTATTCTTTAAATGAAGAAATTTGTAATGCACTCAAAAACTAACTGTACAAATTTAATTACCTTTTAACTTATTAATgattataaacattaaaattagTTAGGAAAAGCTAGAAATTTAACAGAATATTTATGAAGTCCtagatgaaaaattaaaatatttaagacGCCACATCAATCCAATGTCTTTTGACATGCCACAATGCCTCTGTATCTATAAAATGCTATATCCAGTTTTGTTGGTCATATCCAGTATATGTATAGTATATGGTGCTCATATCTAGTATATAGTGATCGTATCCAGTAAATTGTTGTCATATCCAGTAAATTGTTGTCAAATCCAGTAAATTGTTGTCATATCCAGTTAATTGTTGTCAAATCCAGTTAATTGTTGTCATATCCAGTATGATGTGATCGTTTCCAGTAAATTGCTGTGATATCTGATGTATCAACCCTATAAATCCTTTCATATCATCCATCTTTTCAacagataaattttaaaaagggggtggggATTCAGTTCCTCAAAATAAAATCAAGatctattaattatatatataagtaatgaTTTATTGCTGCTGTTGAAGACCAGTCTGGGTTTTTGATCTAATAAAAGGACAGCAGTTAAATAACTGATTGTTGTTAGATTTAcactctgtgttgaaggccgtactttgacctatatacaTGTAATGGTTTAATTTAACTAATTGTGACTTCTGTGAgggtctaattggcactcatgccacatcttcttatatctacatattAGCGGGTATATtctaaaatatgtaaatgtttttcaTACATTATCATAAGTACAGTATAGTGGACTAAACAGTTAGAAGTTCCACTCATTGTAAAAGACAGTACTGTGATCTTTTGTtcacattatttttcttttcatcatgTTCTTGCATAACTTTAGGGAATTGTTTTCTCATTTATAAGCAATTATACCTCAATAAGGAGAAGGATTTGTAATTTAACTGATGTTCCCTgtccttttaaaattttcttttataGTTATTCTTTCGGAAATAATCACAATAGTATTTACtgctttttcaatttaaaaaattatatatcaaaggATGATATGAAGGATTTACAATTGGGCCGTTTCCCGTTCAATTTCTTGTACTTGTCATACATAAGAAGTGCGGTACATGGTATCTGCTGTGCAGTGCTATAAATTGTCTCCTGCTTAGTGCTGTAAATTTATCTTTATGAAGATCAGATGTAATGATGATTTCTTCTTGCATAGTTATCATAACTTATCAACAATTCAGTACCTCTATTCAACATTGGCTAATTTCACTCCGAGTATCATTATCTAGAGTTTGGAAATGCAATCATTTCTAAAACAAGAGTAGACTACTCAAGAGTCCAAAACTTAGCAATTTCTAAGTGGAGTGTACATGTAGTTAAAGTTTGGCGATGCAATCATCACCTAAGTTTAAGATTGATACTGATAATACCTGTGGAGATTCCCACCCTGACCATCAGCATCTTTCTTGTACATATACATCTCCAGACTTTAAATCACATGTTATTTCTAAGTGGAGTGTAGTTCAAGTTTGGTGATGCAATCATCACCTAAGTTTAAGATTGATACTGATAATACCTGTGGAGATTCCCACCCTGACCATCAGCATCTTTCTTGTACATATACATCTCCAGACTTTAAATCACGTGTTGAATTTTGTACAATTGAACTGCAAATTATGACAATTATGTTCCATATAAAATTATCTTTGCCTTTGGTTGTTGTTTAATTATCTTTGGCATTGTTTCTTGGTGAATTATCCGCCTTTGGTTCTTGGTGTTGAAAGTTATCCGGTATTTTCCAAATCAAATGTCAGTATAATCATTTGTTGTAATTCAATCAATAGAAAATTTTCTCAAgttattttaaatcaatcaatcaatcaaagtgTTATGTAATGATTTTTCAGCTTCCTTAATGTTGTCTGCAGAGGAATATACTACTTCTAATCAGGTGACAAAATAATAATCAAAGTTTTAAGTCAGTAAAATTTGAAAAggattaaaatcaatcaatcaatagaagaattattattttattaaccaGTATCCTGTgttcttttgttgaatttgaactTCAGCCAATGTGTTATAtccatcaatcaatcatgttATCATTGATGTCATTTCTCGATCAATCTTAGGTTATCAATCGTATAATCCTTAGTTATCAATCATATCAATCATGTTATTAATCatattatttatcaattaataATGTAATCATTGCTGCCATTTAcactgtacaaaatgtatatttatcagtcaAAATGGTCTTTTATCAATCAATCTAAAGTTATCGAtcattgaaacttattttcgatCAGTTGTGTTATCATTGATAtttatcaatcaatcatgttATCAATAATGTTGTCTATTCATGAATTTAATCTTTaaatatcaatcaatcattttgCAATTAATGTGGTCTTGTTTaagttaaatttaataaaaattaacaatCAATTCTGCTTCATTAAATTTTCTCTGATCAGAAGTAATACACTCCCCAGTGGTCTAGTAATTTTTGTGCAATCCTCAAGTCAGCGTTTTCCTTTTCCATGTTTTCATGCATCTCAGagttgtttaatttatttttcagttcATGGTACTTGGCGCTGATGTCTATCTGGAGTTTGGAAAACAATTTGTCATACTTCATCGAGAAGGGTGCATGACTTGGATGGTTTTGCACGAGTCCTTTATATTTGATGCACTCTAACACTTCTGGTGTTTTTCCGAGCAACTGCACAGCAAGATCCAACGGTGTCTTTTTTCCACTAGATGGTTCTGAAAgattagtaaaattaaatattttaaagaaaaatgttaaaaacgtATATAATCTGAAAATGTACGTCAAAATCACTTatgaaaaattaaagatttaTTATTATATAGCTTTAATAGAGACACCaccaaacaaaaagaaaaaaaatatataatctgaGGTACAATATAAAAGGTCAGCACTGAATGTCTATCAATAATCTAAATGATAATACCCTTCTTTAAACCGCTTTTAAGAAGTGGGGATATACTGTTGTACCTCTTTCTGTCCgacagtccgtccgtccgtcccatgaaaaatttcgtcacatttttctcaggaactactatACAAgaatttctgatatttggtttcagggtttatatacaTTTCTGTAAGTGACATATATAAAACCCTGTCTGAAACCAAATGACTGGTTTGTTAATGCGTTTTCATTTTCATCACTCATTTTCACTCAGCAACTTCCTGTTTATCAAAATACTTGGGAGCGGGGTATCACATGTGAGCAGTAGTTTGCAGTTTCACATGTATTTAAGAGTATTAAATCCTTACCAGTATTTCCCTGGCTGGTCACAAAAAGTTTCCGTTTTGCAGTCAATTTCGTAGCATGAACTGGCTTCATCTCTGTCTTTTCTTTTTGATGGTCACTTGTTTTTAAAATGGCTTTCACATCtggaataaaattttaaattaaagaaaacaaaattattaccTGTATTAAAAATCGCACTTCTGTTTAAGGAAACTATTCTCAGGAGCCATAATTTTAAACCATGAAACACTGAATATTCTTATAATAGTTATAAGTGGCTGTCTATTTATGCTAGCAAAAAGTACatagaaaataaatgttatacCTTTTACAGGTTCTAAAATGTTACAGGCTAATTTTCCCCTTCTGTTTTCAGCTTCctttttgatattgataaaatataatctCCTAATTTCTTTATCTACATGTATACTTTCTATAGTTTTCTTCGGTTCTTTGTTGGAAAGTTTGGCATCTGAAACAATCCATTACAATGTGTTGGTTAAAATTTacttcataatacatgtaataaaataatagggaaaaaaaatcatttattcattagaaataaataatattaaattcacTGAGCTGCTGAAGCAAACACATTAAAaatttgcagagttatctccatTAGCAATTATCCATTATCCATTCAATTTTCCTTAGAATACAAAGATGCAATTCATATCACAGATTCAACAGAATAACTTGCCTTGTACACCAACTGGAGTGAATTCTATAACTGGTTCTGCTTCAAACACTTGTATAATGGAGTCCTGATGCACACATCTTTCAGAATGTACTGTTCAATGATATTTGTTAAATTGCATGAATTGGTGAAATGAAGATAATTATAGAAttgttatttggtttttttttcttaataaaagataatcttaCTTGTACCATTTCAGAAAGTAATCAAGACAGAATCATCAATGTGAAAGAAAAAGTACTAATTGTTCAATTTGAAAAGTATTTGGTATACTACAACTCTATTATTTTTTTGCAGTGAAATAAAACTTACCATGGTCTCCACAAGAAGAGATAATCTGAATTCCCTGTTCTGAGCTCTTTGTCCATACTGGATCAGCTACTATAATGGAGATAAGTATCTTTAAAGgtttattaataacaataaaaatagaTCAATCTGTACAGCTGAAACTTTGAGaggattaaaacaataaaaatcaaaagatatCATAATCTAGAGTAAATTTTGCATATCAGACATACATTAGACTCCTCTGCAACAGTCaaataattatattgttttcagatCAATTTAGAAAGTACAAAAGTATTGTATTAGTCAGATTTGCAATCTCTTCACATTCTTCCAATGattgtatatatacaaaaatattaatttttttaaaaacgttTAAGTATACATTGTAACTTTGTTTTTAATAGAAAAAACATACTTAAGTAACATCAGGTGTACAGATGGGTAAATTTGTTCCTAATACAAAACTAGGTAGCTCAGATGGAAGAGCAACTCAACAAAGTTGAGGAGGTTCCAGGTTCAAATCCTGGCCTAGTATTTATCCTTGTCCATTGTTGCAGTATATTTGCTATCAGTATAAATTTGTAAGTATAGGATTAAAACAATGTTTGTTAACCTTCctggtatatacatgtacaaaacttACCAAAAGCATGATGAACTTCAGCTGTCAGTGTGACTGTATTCTTGCCACTTTCTTGTATAGGTGGGCAGTTGTTCTGCTCTGAAATGTTAATGCACCTTAAATTTATGTTTCTGtgttttcaatggaaaacttttGTTATTAATCTATAAAGTACAATATTTGTGTGCACAGTTGTCAACATATGAAAGGTTCAACcaattcttttaaattcaaatatgctGTTTAGCTTTTCAAGTTCTGCAGTTGTGCATGATTCATGtatttaaaagattaaaatgtgatgcaatttaaataaattccaataaatgtaaaaagaaaaaaaaagaaagattttttaccaaatttatttGTGTCAAAAAACTctgttatgtcaaaaatttgatcacattcGAAATTTAGACAGAATGATGCAAAAAATAGTGTGTCAAAATTGATCCCAACAGTTCAGGGTTCAATCTCTGGGGTAGTAGCAGGCTGGGCTCAGCAAATCATTTTattctaaaaaattaaaaaaggaagtATTGAGTCTTATTTTGTACAATTGATTTAATAACTATTTTATTCCAGATTTCAGTAGGTTGATTAAGTGAAACTACTGaaatagttgaaaaaaattaaattccaccATTTTTCTGCTGATTTTATGTTTCCAtggcaataaatgtatacatGAATTGTTATCTAATATCTATTTCAGTAGATACCTGGCAATATATCACTGAGAATTGATGTTTGTTCCTCCTGATTGCTGCAACTTTCCTGGTCATAAGGAATTAATGCAGGTTCTTCAACTTCCTGTTCATTATCTGGatggaaaaaaaacaacttaaaactggtaaaaacaaacttttatgtTAAGGTTCTTAGTCGGCAACCCAGTTTTGACACAAATCAAAAACCTATTTAATAATTAGAAAATGAAACGTTTTACCAATGAATTCCATTCATGTTTGTTAGTCATGAACAATAACATGCATATTATCACATTTTTCTATTCAGTTGGTTATCCCcaggactagtctactcttaaaggagggtattTTACCAGACATAATAATGAATAATGACTTtgtggttcagctagcaagcaagctaaccaaacatATTACCTTTACCTGCACATTCAATACATTTGGCTGTAATTTAGAAATTTGATAAACATATTGATTTAGCTGTGAGTTTTTTAAATTACaaggtaaggaacaaatttcaccaacccagTACTTATTTCACAAGGTAAAGTGTGCAACTTACTAAAttgagatggaacaaattatatagaaattgtctgcgaaaaaagttctcccaggaCATATTTCCTGTGTTATAAGTTCccctggaacttttttcacaggaacaaattttggctcacattTATCTCACTTTCATGTTTCCTTACACAGTGATTTCATAGAAAACTTTGACAGAGTGAAATATAGACTACTGTTCTCATACAGATTTTAAGTGTGTTGTTTCAATTCACTCCAGTCTCTTGCATGTCTTATCCATGGttatagtttattcttatgtttaTAAATTACCTTGAATGATTGGTTCCTGTGTTGTGGAGAGGTCACCCAATATGATATCTGAAAAAATGGAGGCAGATCGAATATTTTTTCACTTAAAAAATAACACAAGCAATCATGAAAAGAATGAACAACAGAACATGTTTATTACTTAGTTCAGTGTTGAAGAACTTTACCAAATATGCTTTTTATAATTACTAATGCTTACCCTTATGTTTCAGCGGACATATGTAGCGAATATTATTGATGTGACATCAAGAATGCAGAATTTTGATAAAAAGGAATAATCAAACAATTAATGGTATGAATTAAACAGTTTACATGGGGTTGTTTTTTACTCAGTCAATTTTTCAACCTTTACATctgtaaaaattaaaagtattttatgtagggtttttatattgataaagttGTAgtcacatttttgtaaagtttaaagcattttgatcATTACTCTTGTATAACTTGCTTACCATTAGGTTTCTTCGGTGgtattattgttttttctttgcTAATTTTTGCAACGGATTTTACTGCTGctgaaaaaaaatgagaattcatgtttttaaaaatcttctttcaAAAGAAAGATGTTCTGTTTTTGCAAAATATTACTAGTAACCACCCAATTAATTAGCATGACTCAAAGGTTTCTAACTTTGAAAgtgataaatttttttttggaaatgttAAAACTTTTTAAGTTTTCCGGGCTCTGCTCTTTTTGCCTTACAGTCCTGTATTTGGCTAAATTATTTGGTAATGGTAAATGATTGAGTTTAAGCAATACCAGCTTGAAGctttttggtacatatgttccTTAGGATGTGATCTTTCTAAATAATATGTCAAATAACAATATTCATATCTCATGGTTTTCTGGACATCAGTCTACTGTGGACACACTTTCTtgttatttttaacttttgaCAATTATGTAGCAAGTTTTACAATTTATGTAAACAATTTTTATGCCCCGTCTACGATAGtagtaggggcattatgttttctggtctgtgcgtccgttcgtccgtctgttcgttcgtctgttcgttcgtccgttcgtccgtctgtcccatgtcaggttaaagtt includes:
- the LOC139503543 gene encoding uncharacterized protein; the encoded protein is MKPVHATKLTAKRKLFVTSQGNTEPSSGKKTPLDLAVQLLGKTPEVLECIKYKGLVQNHPSHAPFSMKYDKLFSKLQIDISAKYHELKNKLNNSEMHENMEKENADLRIAQKLLDHWGVYYF